TATTGCATGGACACTCATCACCCTTAATTCCGTAGAGGAGATCTCGGAGATTATACCTGTTTTCAGGCAGGAAGATACGGCTGAGGCTATTAAGCTTATAGAGAGGTTTTCTATTACGAAGATAAAAAGAATCGCCTCGGGTGGTTCCGAAAGACAGGATTCGGTTTTAAATGGCTTAAGGCTCATAGGGGACTCCGTAGACATAGTTCTTGTACATGATGGCGTAAGGGCACTCGTTAAAAAATCCCTTATAGAAAACTCCATAGCAGAGCTCGAGGGCTATGACGGCGTAATAACCGCAGTGCCTCCAAAAGACACCATCAAGGAGACCGATGACTCTAAGATGGTTATAAGGACTCATAACCGCAGTGCCCTCTGGTCTATCCAGACGCCTCAGGTTTTCCCCTTCAAGACGCTTCTGGATGCCCATGAAAAGGCACTGTCCGATGGGTTTTATTCAACGGACGACTCGGCTCTCGTTGAAAGGCTCGGAGGAAAAATAAAGGTGCTCATGGGCTCATATAAGAATATCAAAGTTACAACTCCTGAGGACATTTTAGTAGCAGAAGCCCTTATGAAGACGGAGACTGGCAATCTATGAGAGTTGGCTTTGGATATGACTCCCACAGACTTGAGTATGGCAGAAGGCTTATCATTGGTGGTATAGAAATCCCTTTTAAAAAGGGGCTCGTTGGTCACTCAGACGGAGATGTGCTTTTACATTCGATTATAGATGCCATAATCGGTGCCCTTGGGCTCGGAGACATAGGAACACATTTCCCTGACACGGATGACAGATGGAAGTCTGCCTCAAGCCTTAGCCTTCTTAAAGGCATCGTTGGACTTGCCAATGCCAATGGCTATGAGGTCTTATGGGTAGACTCTACTGTTATTGCAGAGGAGCCTAAGCTTGCACCTTATATAGATAAAATGAAAGACTCCATATCAACCACTGGAATCCCGGCAGGCTCGATAAACATAAAGGCAAAGACAAACGAGAAAATGGGCTTTGTAGGCAGGGGTGA
This region of Nitrospirota bacterium genomic DNA includes:
- the ispD gene encoding 2-C-methyl-D-erythritol 4-phosphate cytidylyltransferase translates to MKQKKTVAIVPSAGQGKRLGLHISKPFVLLIDKPLIAWTLITLNSVEEISEIIPVFRQEDTAEAIKLIERFSITKIKRIASGGSERQDSVLNGLRLIGDSVDIVLVHDGVRALVKKSLIENSIAELEGYDGVITAVPPKDTIKETDDSKMVIRTHNRSALWSIQTPQVFPFKTLLDAHEKALSDGFYSTDDSALVERLGGKIKVLMGSYKNIKVTTPEDILVAEALMKTETGNL
- a CDS encoding 2-C-methyl-D-erythritol 2,4-cyclodiphosphate synthase, which translates into the protein MRVGFGYDSHRLEYGRRLIIGGIEIPFKKGLVGHSDGDVLLHSIIDAIIGALGLGDIGTHFPDTDDRWKSASSLSLLKGIVGLANANGYEVLWVDSTVIAEEPKLAPYIDKMKDSISTTGIPAGSINIKAKTNEKMGFVGRGEGIVSYAVCLLKRF